A single window of Methanothermobacter marburgensis str. Marburg DNA harbors:
- the glnA gene encoding type I glutamate--ammonia ligase produces the protein MSDKIGKIIAKMDECGVKFVRLQFVDIHGKPKNMAIPLVRPDQIEDIIKDGLLFDGSSIEGFVDINESDLVLKPDPDTFSTLPWRPEEKGVCRFICDIYWPEGKPFEGDPRYVLKRTLDKYAHLGYEYNVGPEPEFFILDQDEDGNIIPHDCGAYFDVEPVDQGTDFRRKLVMDLEALDFDVEVSHHEVAPGQHEIDFKFDKALKTADAVITFKQAIKAIVDKMGYMVTFMPKPFFGENGSGMHCHQSLFKDGENVFYDPNTETQLSEEAMYFIGGLLKHAPALSAVCAPTVNSYKRLVPGYEAPVYIAYGLKNRSTLVRIPASRGKGTRVELRMPDPSCNPYLAFAAMLEAGMNGIQNRIDPGEPTEIDVFEKSIPELREMGIETLPSSLWEAYHALEEDDVIKGALGDHVYEKFMEIKHKEWDDYRVRVFKYELERYLDI, from the coding sequence ATGTCAGATAAGATTGGAAAAATAATAGCTAAAATGGATGAATGCGGAGTAAAATTCGTCCGCCTTCAGTTTGTGGACATACACGGAAAACCAAAAAACATGGCAATACCCCTGGTAAGGCCAGACCAGATAGAGGACATAATAAAGGACGGTCTCCTCTTTGATGGGTCATCAATTGAGGGATTCGTCGACATAAACGAAAGTGACCTGGTCCTCAAACCAGACCCTGACACCTTCTCAACACTCCCCTGGAGGCCAGAGGAAAAGGGTGTCTGCAGATTCATCTGTGACATATACTGGCCAGAGGGAAAACCATTCGAGGGAGACCCAAGGTACGTGCTCAAAAGGACCCTTGACAAATACGCCCACCTGGGCTACGAATACAACGTCGGACCCGAACCCGAATTCTTCATCCTGGACCAGGACGAGGATGGGAACATAATACCCCACGACTGCGGCGCATACTTCGATGTGGAACCAGTGGACCAGGGTACAGACTTCAGGAGAAAACTCGTGATGGACCTGGAGGCCCTCGACTTCGATGTTGAGGTAAGCCACCACGAGGTCGCCCCAGGGCAGCATGAGATAGACTTCAAATTTGACAAGGCACTTAAAACAGCAGACGCCGTCATAACCTTCAAGCAGGCGATAAAGGCTATAGTTGACAAGATGGGTTACATGGTAACCTTCATGCCAAAACCATTCTTCGGTGAAAACGGTAGCGGTATGCACTGCCACCAGTCACTCTTCAAGGACGGTGAAAACGTATTCTACGACCCCAACACCGAGACCCAGTTATCAGAAGAGGCCATGTACTTCATAGGAGGGCTCCTCAAGCATGCCCCGGCACTATCAGCGGTATGTGCACCGACAGTCAACTCCTACAAGAGGCTCGTGCCAGGCTATGAGGCCCCTGTGTACATCGCATACGGCCTCAAAAACAGGTCAACCCTTGTAAGGATCCCTGCATCCCGTGGTAAGGGAACACGTGTGGAACTGAGGATGCCTGACCCCTCATGCAACCCTTACCTTGCATTTGCAGCCATGCTGGAAGCAGGTATGAACGGTATACAGAACAGAATTGACCCCGGCGAACCAACTGAAATCGATGTATTCGAAAAATCCATTCCTGAACTCAGGGAAATGGGAATCGAAACCCTCCCATCAAGTCTCTGGGAGGCATACCATGCCCTTGAGGAGGACGATGTCATCAAGGGAGCCCTCGGGGACCATGTCTATGAGAAGTTCATGGAGATAAAGCACAAGGAATGGGACGACTACCGGGTGAGGGTCTTCAAGTACGAACTTGAAAGATACCTTGACATCTAA
- a CDS encoding HesA/MoeB/ThiF family protein — translation MPRRYESMAYWEMVSRQMGFISKAEQLRLRDSTVSVIGCGGIGGAAVEMLARMGIGRIRIIDSDVFDVSNINRQLMSSFSALKLPKVEVAAERIRTVNPFADVEAFHECFTEKNAPTIIDGSDAVVDALDNITSRVMASRRCSKEGIPFIHGAIHGSMGQVSVFTSDSPSYEELFNLPSRGLDLTGDVKAKLKELSSETPPVIGPVANVTGCLQAAEVFKLITGRGDPIVAPKMLKFDLLLGEPFKIVEL, via the coding sequence ATGCCTAGAAGATATGAGAGTATGGCATACTGGGAGATGGTCAGCCGGCAGATGGGCTTCATTTCAAAGGCCGAACAGTTAAGGCTCAGGGATTCAACTGTTTCTGTAATTGGATGTGGTGGTATAGGTGGGGCTGCAGTTGAGATGCTTGCGAGAATGGGTATAGGCAGAATCCGGATAATAGACAGCGACGTATTTGATGTCTCAAACATCAACAGGCAGCTCATGAGCAGTTTCAGCGCCCTTAAGCTCCCCAAGGTTGAAGTTGCAGCAGAACGCATCAGGACCGTGAATCCCTTCGCTGATGTTGAGGCATTTCATGAGTGTTTCACGGAAAAAAATGCCCCAACCATAATTGATGGTAGTGACGCCGTGGTGGACGCCCTTGATAACATAACCTCCAGGGTCATGGCGTCAAGAAGATGCAGCAAGGAGGGCATACCCTTCATACACGGAGCCATACATGGATCCATGGGTCAGGTGAGCGTCTTCACATCTGATTCTCCATCCTATGAGGAACTTTTCAATCTACCATCTAGGGGTCTTGACCTTACAGGGGATGTTAAGGCTAAGCTTAAAGAACTATCCTCTGAAACTCCGCCGGTCATAGGGCCTGTGGCCAATGTTACCGGGTGTTTGCAGGCGGCTGAGGTTTTTAAACTGATAACCGGGAGGGGCGATCCAATAGTCGCGCCGAAGATGCTGAAATTTGATCTGCTCCTGGGCGAACCATTCAAAATTGTTGAACTATAA
- a CDS encoding methanogenesis marker 8 protein, with translation MGEHVIEALGKTRVTVRDGKVVHVSEPLIHYCPLFHKYRGIEKITSEAVRQNIEFRIKDFGMCTANRELRMRDFLSFGISEIISTLLAEGEVDAAVMVCDGAGTVIVTEPELAQGIGGRISGFISTSPEKDVIEKIGPKNVLDPQKATIDQLKGVERALEMGYRRVAVTVKDPDEAEQLREIGDGEIYLFAVHLTGIDYRGAERIINTCDVVTACASKYIRRIADRRALLKVGSSIPIYACTKRGKRFIELRLEMMGASGKKSSERNPLSPEPLV, from the coding sequence GTGGGTGAACATGTAATAGAGGCCCTGGGCAAAACCCGGGTTACAGTGAGGGACGGTAAGGTGGTCCATGTATCAGAGCCACTGATCCACTACTGCCCCCTGTTCCATAAGTATCGTGGCATTGAAAAGATCACATCTGAGGCGGTCCGCCAGAATATTGAATTTCGCATCAAGGATTTTGGCATGTGCACAGCCAACCGTGAATTAAGGATGAGGGATTTTCTATCATTTGGCATCTCAGAGATTATCTCAACACTCCTTGCCGAGGGGGAGGTGGACGCAGCCGTGATGGTCTGCGATGGGGCAGGAACCGTCATTGTAACAGAACCAGAACTTGCACAGGGTATAGGCGGAAGGATATCAGGTTTCATCAGCACCTCTCCTGAAAAGGATGTTATAGAAAAAATTGGCCCCAAAAATGTCCTTGACCCTCAAAAGGCAACGATAGACCAGCTTAAGGGCGTTGAAAGGGCTCTTGAAATGGGTTACAGAAGGGTTGCAGTCACAGTCAAGGATCCAGATGAGGCAGAGCAGTTAAGGGAAATCGGTGATGGAGAAATATACCTCTTTGCGGTTCACCTCACAGGAATAGATTACAGGGGCGCAGAGAGAATAATCAATACATGTGATGTTGTAACAGCCTGTGCATCAAAGTACATAAGGCGAATAGCAGATAGAAGGGCGCTGCTGAAGGTGGGCTCCTCAATACCCATATATGCGTGCACAAAAAGGGGTAAAAGATTCATTGAACTCAGATTGGAGATGATGGGGGCTTCGGGGAAGAAAAGTTCAGAAAGAAATCCACTGTCACCTGAACCCCTTGTATAA
- a CDS encoding CBS domain-containing protein, translating to MIRKLRARDIMLRDVIVANPEDLVAAANLKMVRANVGGVPVVEDGRLVGLITHRDILLAGGEALKLRVKDIMSKDLVVVHEDTPISRISRIMADTGYQRLPVVKDDMLVGLITQSCIIKAVADHL from the coding sequence ATGATTAGAAAGCTCCGTGCAAGGGACATAATGCTGCGTGATGTTATTGTGGCTAATCCAGAAGACCTTGTGGCAGCTGCAAATCTCAAGATGGTCCGTGCAAATGTTGGCGGCGTCCCTGTTGTGGAGGACGGCAGACTTGTTGGCCTCATAACCCACAGGGATATTCTGCTTGCCGGTGGTGAGGCCCTGAAACTGCGGGTGAAGGATATCATGAGCAAGGACCTTGTTGTTGTCCATGAGGATACTCCAATAAGCAGGATAAGCAGGATAATGGCAGATACCGGTTATCAGAGGTTGCCTGTTGTAAAAGATGATATGCTCGTGGGGCTTATAACTCAGAGCTGCATCATAAAGGCTGTTGCGGACCACCTTTAG
- the thiC gene encoding phosphomethylpyrimidine synthase — MTQMEDARKGNITPEMEEVARKENIDIQILIKSIADGRTVIPSNVNRSSSPCGIGEGLSTKINANIGSSSKMEDIDLEVEKAMAAVEYGADAVMDLSTGPMLREVRRAVLEAVDVPVGTVPIYEAGVEVFRSSGSVVDMDEDDMFRAIENQARDGVDFMTVHSGITLETVERVQRSDRIMGIVSRGGAFLAAWIIHNQEENPLYSNYDYLLELAYEYDVTLSLGDGLRPGCLADASDIPQIQELLTLADLVSRARDADVQCMVEGPGHMPLDQIAANMKIQKSVCDGAPFYVLGPIVTDMAPGYDHISAAIGGAVAAMNGADFLCYVTPAEHLAIPGVEDVIEGVVASRIAAQAADAASKLSGAWKSELEMANARKSFDWDKQFEMAFDSRKPAEYRMQCPIDDSEMCTMCGEYCALRILRGD; from the coding sequence GTGACTCAGATGGAAGATGCAAGAAAGGGCAATATAACTCCTGAAATGGAGGAGGTAGCCCGAAAGGAGAACATTGATATTCAGATTCTCATAAAAAGCATTGCAGATGGTAGAACTGTCATACCATCCAATGTTAATAGAAGTTCATCACCATGCGGCATAGGGGAGGGCCTTTCAACGAAGATAAATGCCAATATTGGTTCATCCTCAAAGATGGAGGACATTGACCTAGAAGTTGAAAAGGCAATGGCGGCCGTGGAATATGGTGCAGATGCGGTCATGGACCTCAGCACGGGTCCTATGCTCCGGGAAGTTAGAAGGGCCGTACTAGAAGCCGTAGACGTACCCGTTGGAACAGTACCCATCTATGAGGCAGGCGTTGAGGTCTTCAGATCCAGCGGCTCGGTTGTGGACATGGATGAGGATGACATGTTCAGGGCAATAGAGAACCAGGCCAGGGATGGCGTTGACTTCATGACAGTGCACTCCGGGATAACCCTTGAGACAGTTGAGAGGGTCCAGCGATCAGACAGGATAATGGGTATAGTGAGCAGGGGCGGAGCATTCCTTGCGGCGTGGATAATCCACAACCAGGAGGAAAACCCCCTCTACAGTAACTATGACTACCTCCTTGAACTGGCATATGAGTACGATGTAACACTGAGCCTAGGGGATGGCCTGAGACCCGGCTGCCTTGCAGATGCATCGGATATACCCCAGATCCAGGAACTGCTCACCCTCGCAGATCTCGTTTCAAGGGCCCGTGATGCAGATGTACAGTGCATGGTTGAGGGTCCTGGCCACATGCCACTCGACCAGATCGCAGCAAACATGAAGATACAGAAGTCTGTCTGTGACGGTGCACCATTCTATGTCCTCGGTCCAATAGTCACCGACATGGCCCCAGGGTATGACCATATCAGTGCGGCCATAGGTGGTGCAGTTGCGGCAATGAACGGGGCCGACTTCCTCTGCTATGTAACACCTGCAGAGCACCTTGCCATACCCGGTGTGGAGGATGTTATTGAGGGGGTGGTGGCTTCCAGGATAGCTGCACAGGCCGCGGACGCCGCAAGCAAATTGTCGGGTGCCTGGAAATCTGAACTTGAAATGGCAAATGCAAGGAAATCCTTTGACTGGGATAAACAGTTTGAAATGGCATTTGACTCAAGAAAACCTGCAGAGTACAGGATGCAGTGCCCCATCGATGATTCAGAGATGTGCACCATGTGCGGGGAATACTGCGCCCTCAGGATCCTCAGAGGTGATTGA
- a CDS encoding glutaredoxin family protein — MKFEHVDGSEKAEIRLFALSTCGWCKKTRELLDELGVAYDYIYVDLLHGDEREKALSELRKWNPSLSFPTLVIDDGDVIVGFDALSIKSALR, encoded by the coding sequence ATGAAATTTGAACATGTCGACGGGAGCGAAAAGGCAGAGATCCGGCTTTTTGCCCTGAGCACGTGTGGCTGGTGCAAAAAAACCCGTGAGCTGCTGGATGAACTTGGTGTGGCCTATGATTACATATACGTCGACCTCCTCCATGGTGATGAACGAGAAAAAGCCCTCAGTGAGCTCCGGAAGTGGAACCCATCCCTCTCATTCCCCACACTTGTGATAGACGATGGGGATGTTATTGTGGGATTTGATGCACTCTCAATAAAATCAGCCCTCAGGTAG
- a CDS encoding ferredoxin-thioredoxin reductase catalytic domain-containing protein: MAGELEALYREIRESAEKSGYKINPDREFVMDLLRGILTNRERYGYDSCPCRLASGNPEDDSDIVCPCDYRDDDLEEYGTCYCGLYVADEDVEFKSIPERRNMEKIPGGKLDLKIPVLRCRVCGYLCARKAPPEPCPICGVSGKFDVFLE, from the coding sequence ATGGCTGGTGAACTTGAAGCACTCTACAGAGAGATCAGGGAATCTGCAGAGAAATCAGGCTATAAAATCAACCCTGACAGGGAATTTGTCATGGACCTCCTGCGGGGGATCCTCACCAACCGTGAGAGGTATGGTTATGATTCCTGCCCCTGCAGGCTTGCATCCGGCAATCCAGAGGATGACAGTGATATAGTGTGCCCCTGTGATTACAGGGACGATGATCTTGAGGAGTATGGGACCTGCTACTGCGGCCTTTACGTTGCGGATGAGGATGTGGAGTTTAAATCAATCCCTGAGAGAAGGAATATGGAGAAAATCCCTGGGGGTAAACTTGACCTTAAGATCCCGGTACTCCGGTGCCGTGTATGCGGTTATCTCTGCGCAAGGAAGGCACCACCCGAACCGTGCCCCATATGTGGTGTCAGCGGAAAATTTGATGTTTTCCTTGAATAG
- a CDS encoding helix-turn-helix transcriptional regulator, giving the protein MLEGYSEVKEDLRFIFGSEVRLKVLLALMDGPMELSEMRSVIRSSSSTILHAIYQLEEKRMVSRTNRRYELSATGRIISLKVQGIIGSLLAIGDLSEFFLDHDLSSIPDHLLSSIEALAGATLLESKPENLTEPYDVVAKNALNSEKVWVLSGVYHPFYGDLLRSGAEAEIMLSEDLIASIEDDLPQNAGIHSIPAKLKFSLIITEGSMALSLFLSEGLYDPSRFLFSRDDEAIEWAWSLFRHFTDDGVG; this is encoded by the coding sequence TTGCTGGAAGGCTACAGTGAAGTCAAAGAGGATCTCAGGTTCATTTTTGGCTCTGAGGTGAGGCTGAAGGTCCTACTTGCTCTCATGGATGGTCCCATGGAGCTATCTGAGATGAGGTCAGTTATAAGATCAAGTTCATCAACGATTCTACATGCCATATACCAGCTGGAAGAGAAGAGAATGGTCTCAAGGACCAACCGCAGGTATGAGCTTTCAGCAACAGGGAGGATAATATCCCTCAAGGTGCAGGGTATCATAGGGTCACTTCTTGCTATTGGAGATCTGTCGGAATTCTTCCTTGACCACGATCTATCATCAATACCAGATCACCTCCTCTCAAGCATAGAAGCCCTTGCAGGGGCAACTCTTCTTGAATCAAAGCCCGAGAACCTCACAGAACCATATGATGTGGTGGCAAAGAACGCCCTGAATTCAGAGAAGGTCTGGGTCCTATCGGGGGTATATCACCCCTTCTATGGGGATCTCCTGAGGTCAGGGGCGGAGGCTGAGATAATGCTTTCAGAGGATCTTATAGCCTCCATTGAAGATGATTTGCCTCAGAATGCCGGTATTCATTCCATACCGGCAAAGCTTAAGTTCAGCCTCATAATAACGGAGGGTTCAATGGCCCTATCTCTTTTTCTGTCAGAAGGTCTCTATGATCCGTCAAGGTTCCTCTTTTCAAGGGATGATGAGGCAATTGAATGGGCATGGAGCCTCTTCAGACACTTTACAGATGATGGAGTTGGATAG
- a CDS encoding ATP-dependent DNA ligase, with protein MLYIELAEVYRKLESTTKRLEKTDILAELFSSVERDLLPVVTLLMLGRVFPIWSEEELGVGIKLLMRAISTVVGVSVDEIEDAMREEGDIGLASEKLFSKKTQTTFFSQPLTVEFVYDKLRSLAFVTGERAQSRKIGILVEVLSQAKPLEARYITRTVLEELRVGVAEGIIRDAISRASGADPALVERAHMLTNDLGMVAAVAMEEGNPGLEKLNLEPGRPVKPMLAQLAESIESAIEDLGRAFCETKYDGIRVQIHRKGDEISIFTRRLENITAAVPDILEGVERALPDEDYIVEGEIIVTIEGRPASFQYILQRVRRKYDIERLRRKVPLSLFLFDVLYYERPLIDEPLRERRRVLESIISEIPGEIEASRMVDVGPDNVDEALWLFRESIREGHEGIMIKDTESPYIPGIRGKKMLKFKAEPETLDLIVVGGTYGRGKRAHLIGSYLLAARDDDTGELVTVAHVATGLDDETLQELSERMENLAIERKGRKLSVRPEIILEVAYSEIVRSPEYESGYSLRFPVVKRIRDDLSPEDIDTVSRIESMFRA; from the coding sequence TTGCTCTATATTGAACTTGCAGAGGTCTACAGAAAACTGGAATCAACAACAAAGCGCCTCGAAAAGACAGATATCCTTGCAGAGCTCTTCAGCAGCGTTGAAAGGGACCTTTTACCTGTGGTGACCCTCCTCATGCTTGGAAGGGTTTTTCCAATCTGGAGTGAGGAGGAACTAGGGGTTGGTATAAAACTTCTCATGAGGGCGATATCAACTGTCGTGGGCGTTTCGGTTGATGAAATAGAAGATGCAATGAGGGAGGAGGGAGATATCGGGCTTGCGAGCGAGAAACTCTTCTCAAAGAAAACCCAAACTACCTTCTTTTCGCAACCACTCACGGTTGAATTTGTTTATGATAAACTGCGCTCACTGGCATTTGTAACAGGTGAAAGGGCCCAGTCAAGGAAGATAGGTATACTTGTTGAGGTCCTATCCCAGGCAAAGCCACTTGAGGCACGTTACATCACCAGGACGGTCCTTGAAGAACTCCGGGTGGGGGTTGCAGAGGGAATTATAAGGGATGCCATCTCCAGGGCCTCAGGAGCCGACCCTGCGCTTGTTGAGAGGGCCCACATGCTCACCAATGACCTGGGTATGGTGGCTGCCGTTGCAATGGAGGAGGGTAATCCGGGCCTTGAAAAGCTGAACCTTGAACCTGGAAGGCCTGTAAAGCCAATGCTTGCACAGCTTGCTGAGAGCATAGAATCTGCGATAGAGGATCTTGGAAGGGCATTCTGTGAGACAAAGTATGATGGTATAAGGGTCCAGATACACCGAAAAGGGGACGAGATATCTATTTTCACACGGAGACTTGAAAACATAACCGCGGCGGTCCCTGACATCCTTGAGGGCGTTGAAAGGGCGCTCCCGGATGAAGACTACATAGTTGAGGGTGAGATCATCGTTACAATTGAGGGCAGACCCGCTTCCTTCCAGTACATACTCCAGAGGGTCAGGAGAAAGTATGATATAGAACGATTGAGGAGGAAGGTTCCCCTTTCCCTCTTCCTCTTTGACGTCCTCTATTATGAAAGACCCCTTATCGACGAACCACTTAGGGAGAGGAGGAGGGTTCTTGAGTCAATCATCTCTGAGATTCCAGGGGAGATTGAGGCGAGCCGGATGGTTGATGTGGGCCCTGATAACGTTGATGAAGCCCTGTGGCTCTTCAGGGAATCAATAAGGGAGGGTCATGAGGGTATAATGATAAAGGACACAGAGTCACCATATATACCGGGTATAAGGGGTAAAAAGATGCTTAAATTCAAGGCCGAACCCGAAACACTGGACCTCATTGTGGTTGGTGGCACCTATGGCCGCGGAAAAAGGGCCCACCTTATTGGTTCATACCTTCTGGCTGCAAGGGATGATGATACAGGGGAGCTTGTGACGGTGGCTCATGTTGCAACGGGACTGGATGATGAAACCCTCCAGGAACTCTCAGAGAGGATGGAGAACCTTGCCATTGAGCGGAAGGGCAGGAAACTGAGTGTCAGGCCTGAGATAATACTTGAGGTGGCCTACAGTGAAATAGTCCGGAGCCCTGAGTATGAGAGCGGCTACTCCCTTCGTTTTCCTGTTGTAAAACGCATAAGGGACGATCTAAGCCCTGAGGACATTGATACGGTTTCCCGTATAGAGTCAATGTTCAGGGCTTGA
- a CDS encoding exodeoxyribonuclease VII large subunit, translated as MGFMLDDRALLIISVLLGIAGFIGMIVSSASLTPPVVRVSDLDRAMMDREITVEGTVMAVHELESGTLLLKINDGTGTVTAVAFKSVSKDMELSPEILSGMRIQVTGRVKEYHGSLEIVVEKPSSIMPKSFGS; from the coding sequence ATGGGTTTCATGCTGGATGACAGGGCACTGCTTATCATCTCGGTCTTACTTGGAATCGCCGGGTTTATTGGAATGATAGTATCATCAGCATCACTCACACCCCCCGTCGTTAGAGTGTCAGATCTGGACAGGGCCATGATGGACAGGGAGATTACGGTTGAGGGTACAGTGATGGCGGTTCATGAACTCGAATCCGGGACTTTACTTTTAAAAATAAATGATGGGACAGGGACGGTAACAGCTGTTGCATTTAAATCCGTCTCAAAGGACATGGAACTGAGTCCTGAAATCTTAAGTGGAATGAGGATCCAGGTAACAGGAAGGGTTAAGGAGTATCATGGATCACTGGAGATCGTTGTTGAGAAACCATCATCCATCATGCCAAAATCATTTGGGAGTTAG
- a CDS encoding beta-class carbonic anhydrase: MVIKDILSENRKFVKEEGSLLSANPAKGLCIITCMDSRLTGFLEEALGIGRGDAKIIRNAGNIVDDGAVRSAAVAIYALGVREIIIVGHTDCGMTRLERDRIVSEMRKLGVDEDVIENFSLSTLNPIVDEEENVIEGIRRLRSSPLIPESVKVHGLIIDIATGELKPLHIDE, translated from the coding sequence ATGGTTATTAAGGATATCCTCTCTGAAAACAGAAAATTTGTTAAGGAAGAAGGATCCCTTCTGAGCGCAAACCCAGCGAAGGGTCTCTGTATCATCACCTGCATGGACTCAAGGCTCACAGGATTCCTTGAGGAGGCCCTCGGCATAGGCAGGGGTGATGCAAAGATAATAAGGAATGCAGGTAACATCGTGGATGATGGTGCTGTGAGGTCAGCTGCAGTGGCCATATACGCCCTTGGTGTGCGGGAGATAATCATAGTGGGGCACACAGACTGTGGTATGACACGCCTTGAGAGGGACCGCATAGTATCAGAGATGAGGAAACTTGGTGTTGATGAGGATGTCATTGAAAATTTCAGCCTCAGCACACTGAACCCCATAGTCGATGAGGAGGAAAACGTGATTGAGGGCATCAGGAGGCTGCGTTCATCGCCACTTATACCTGAATCAGTAAAGGTCCATGGTCTTATAATTGACATAGCCACAGGTGAACTGAAACCATTGCACATCGATGAGTGA
- a CDS encoding glycosyltransferase family 39 protein yields MKSIAGIPIEIVKRNSSVILTLLPPVFAFLLALVPSLKYSTPLTWDIYYHVHNAMLYMDRGIVFWDPLTCAPYGRPICYPPLFHIMLTLLVKITGLGFLTVARFIQPVMAFLIILSFSYIAGRFYGSLAGFLTGMLSISSLFFLRIIMPIPEALAMIFLPFFVYGYCISMENDSKLYPVFTGIILGVLMLTHLLSAAMALAAVLISALAFRISRHAVKPLNLLLIILTGFVLAIIWYAPLLIKYGFFFRPPPADPLSIVGYLNHLGALLTVLALTGLICALKRRERRDILMASWFIFVLALSAGYTVGLKVLSDRILYFALFPAAAMGASIFNSMKVADSRWPVYVLVLFISVYSLCSGYGIASTVKPEVSESELEVAQWFKYNGDHKTVVVSDYHIQPLIVSIAGQPVSAGGYAPGSKDTIDARKYTITFDYTEDDIRIDRVGYIILDTKNRKTPPYSRKVYRNMDFVVYRVEV; encoded by the coding sequence ATGAAAAGCATAGCGGGAATACCGATAGAGATTGTCAAGAGGAACTCCAGTGTGATATTGACCCTTCTACCTCCAGTCTTTGCATTCCTCCTGGCACTCGTACCATCCCTGAAGTACAGCACCCCACTTACATGGGATATCTACTACCACGTACATAACGCTATGCTTTACATGGATAGGGGCATCGTGTTCTGGGATCCACTTACATGTGCCCCTTACGGGAGACCCATCTGTTATCCCCCCCTCTTCCATATAATGCTGACTCTCCTTGTTAAAATCACCGGTCTTGGTTTTTTAACTGTGGCAAGGTTCATACAGCCTGTGATGGCATTCCTGATTATTCTGTCATTTTCTTATATTGCAGGAAGGTTCTATGGATCTCTCGCAGGATTTTTGACCGGAATGCTTTCAATTTCAAGCCTGTTCTTCTTAAGGATAATCATGCCCATTCCAGAAGCCCTGGCCATGATATTCTTGCCCTTTTTTGTTTATGGTTATTGCATTTCTATGGAAAATGATTCTAAACTTTATCCGGTCTTCACAGGCATCATCCTTGGCGTGCTGATGTTAACACATCTCTTATCCGCCGCAATGGCCCTTGCAGCGGTGTTAATCTCAGCGCTGGCTTTTCGAATCAGCAGGCACGCTGTAAAACCTCTAAATCTCCTGTTAATTATCCTAACGGGTTTCGTGCTGGCGATTATCTGGTACGCGCCTCTTCTAATTAAATATGGGTTTTTCTTCAGGCCACCACCGGCAGACCCACTTTCCATTGTGGGGTACCTGAACCATTTAGGGGCGTTGCTCACAGTGCTTGCACTGACAGGATTAATCTGCGCACTTAAAAGAAGAGAGAGGAGGGATATTCTTATGGCCAGCTGGTTCATATTTGTTCTGGCCCTGAGTGCCGGTTACACTGTTGGATTGAAGGTCCTATCGGATAGAATACTGTACTTCGCACTCTTTCCTGCAGCAGCAATGGGGGCCAGCATATTCAATTCAATGAAGGTGGCTGATAGCAGGTGGCCTGTTTATGTTCTGGTCCTTTTCATCTCAGTTTACTCCCTCTGCAGCGGCTACGGAATTGCAAGCACCGTGAAGCCGGAGGTTTCTGAATCTGAACTGGAAGTTGCCCAGTGGTTCAAGTATAATGGGGACCATAAAACCGTTGTAGTGTCTGATTACCATATTCAGCCGTTAATAGTTTCTATTGCAGGGCAACCGGTATCTGCAGGTGGCTATGCCCCGGGATCTAAGGACACGATTGATGCCCGGAAATATACTATCACCTTTGATTATACAGAGGATGACATCAGAATAGATAGGGTAGGTTATATAATTCTTGACACTAAAAACAGGAAAACGCCCCCGTATTCACGGAAGGTCTACAGAAACATGGATTTTGTGGTTTATAGAGTGGAAGTTTAG